Proteins encoded within one genomic window of Nitrospina gracilis 3/211:
- a CDS encoding YheT family hydrolase, which translates to MKQIPTPGQNGGDAAIDPFWMPFKPHVLVPGPVAQTITSSQWTGDTRIAPRTIHKIRLEKNAVLALLELKPQAPGRPLVLLMHGMGGCSESAYIRRIASKLGQEGYGVFMMNHRGSGPGMGLCDRLFNGGSSGDLEAVLQFIADRYPDSPLLAIGFSLSGNILLKFLGEGREPIPQLHATFAVNPPVDLKAASRAISHGPFARTFNRYYLGLMYNQLDALRECFPNAFAPAKRARSIWEFDELYTAPAAGYATVEDYYDTCSSRQFLGQIRIPTTILCSQDDPFIPPSVFEGIESATHVRFVNPKAGGHMGYIARKCTPFGNRRWMDYVCVEWVRAHTPKTER; encoded by the coding sequence GTGAAGCAAATCCCGACTCCTGGTCAGAACGGAGGCGACGCTGCAATCGATCCGTTCTGGATGCCGTTCAAACCTCATGTTCTGGTTCCCGGACCCGTGGCTCAAACCATTACAAGTTCGCAATGGACCGGCGATACGCGCATTGCTCCCCGAACGATCCACAAAATCCGGCTGGAGAAAAACGCCGTGCTGGCGCTTCTGGAACTGAAACCACAGGCTCCGGGTCGCCCACTTGTATTGTTGATGCACGGGATGGGAGGGTGCAGTGAGTCGGCTTACATCCGGCGGATTGCAAGCAAGCTGGGGCAGGAGGGGTACGGTGTGTTCATGATGAACCACCGGGGGAGCGGGCCCGGCATGGGCTTGTGCGACCGTCTGTTCAATGGCGGCTCCAGCGGCGATCTGGAAGCAGTCCTGCAGTTCATTGCAGACCGTTACCCGGATTCGCCCCTGCTCGCGATCGGGTTTTCCCTGAGCGGAAATATCCTGCTGAAATTCCTGGGGGAAGGGCGCGAACCCATTCCGCAATTGCACGCCACTTTCGCGGTGAATCCTCCCGTCGACCTGAAAGCGGCCAGCCGCGCCATCAGTCACGGACCTTTCGCCCGCACGTTCAACCGTTACTATCTGGGGCTCATGTACAACCAGTTGGATGCGTTGCGTGAATGTTTTCCCAATGCCTTCGCCCCTGCGAAACGGGCGCGGTCCATCTGGGAATTTGATGAACTTTATACCGCTCCCGCGGCAGGATACGCTACGGTGGAGGACTATTACGACACGTGCAGTTCGCGTCAGTTTCTTGGCCAAATCCGCATCCCCACCACCATTCTGTGTTCGCAGGACGATCCGTTCATTCCGCCCTCGGTATTCGAAGGCATTGAATCCGCAACGCATGTACGATTTGTGAATCCGAAGGCGGGCGGCCACATGGGATACATCGCGCGTAAATGCACTCCCTTTGGGAACCGTCGGTGGATGGACTACGTCTGTGTCGAATGGGTGCGAGCCCACACACCCAAAACGGAAAGGTAA
- a CDS encoding replication-associated recombination protein A, whose product MELFPELENENNRLPQAPLADRMRPADWQELFGHEHLVGESSPLRRLIEKDTGLSFILWGPPGCGKTTIARIVARVTQSQFFEISAVNAGVKDIRDIIETAQKLWKSQKRRTVLFIDEIHRFNKAQQDAVLPYVENGTIRMIGSTTENPSFEVIPALRSRCQVFRLGYLSADDVRGILERAMKDRDHGLGRYPVAFDDEALHLIVSHSNGDARRALNVLDSAVSYHLQKDPEAATPVDREMIESIIQRCAVLYDKDGTEHFDHASAFQKSLRGSDPDAAIYWLAKMIAGGEDPKFIARRLVVTAAEDVGNADPMALVVANAAADAVERIGLPEARIPLAQAVIYVARAPKDNSAITAIDSALSDIENKGLSYPVPDHLKDAHYRDDQKIRVWGELQVPPRLSGWQGRSTIPAH is encoded by the coding sequence ATGGAACTGTTTCCTGAACTGGAAAACGAAAACAACCGCCTGCCGCAGGCGCCGTTGGCGGACCGGATGCGCCCGGCGGACTGGCAGGAATTGTTCGGCCACGAGCACCTGGTGGGGGAGAGCAGTCCCCTGCGCCGCCTCATCGAAAAGGACACGGGGCTGTCGTTTATCCTGTGGGGACCGCCGGGTTGCGGCAAGACCACCATCGCCCGCATCGTGGCTCGAGTCACTCAGAGCCAGTTCTTCGAGATCAGCGCCGTCAACGCCGGAGTGAAGGACATCCGCGACATCATCGAGACCGCGCAGAAATTGTGGAAAAGTCAAAAACGCAGGACGGTTCTGTTCATTGACGAGATTCACCGGTTCAACAAGGCCCAGCAGGACGCGGTTCTGCCCTACGTCGAGAACGGCACCATCCGCATGATCGGCTCGACCACGGAAAACCCGTCGTTCGAGGTGATCCCGGCGCTCCGCTCCCGATGCCAGGTTTTCCGGCTGGGTTACCTGAGTGCGGACGACGTGCGCGGCATCCTGGAGAGGGCAATGAAGGACCGTGACCACGGATTGGGACGTTACCCGGTCGCTTTCGACGACGAGGCCCTGCACCTGATCGTCAGCCACTCCAACGGTGACGCCCGACGGGCGCTGAATGTGCTCGATTCCGCCGTCAGCTATCACCTGCAGAAAGACCCGGAAGCAGCGACGCCGGTGGACCGGGAGATGATCGAGAGCATCATCCAGCGCTGTGCCGTGCTTTACGACAAAGACGGCACCGAGCATTTCGATCACGCCTCCGCATTTCAGAAAAGTTTACGTGGATCGGACCCCGACGCGGCGATATACTGGCTGGCCAAAATGATCGCCGGAGGCGAGGACCCGAAGTTCATCGCCCGGCGTCTGGTGGTGACCGCCGCTGAGGACGTGGGAAATGCCGACCCGATGGCGCTGGTCGTGGCCAATGCCGCCGCCGATGCGGTGGAACGCATCGGCCTGCCGGAAGCGCGGATTCCCCTGGCACAGGCGGTCATTTACGTGGCGCGGGCCCCCAAGGACAACTCCGCTATCACGGCCATCGACAGCGCGCTCAGTGATATCGAAAACAAGGGTCTTTCCTACCCGGTGCCGGATCACCTGAAGGATGCCCACTACCGGGACGACCAAAAAATACGGGTATGGGGTGAACTACAAGTACCCCCACGATTATCCGGATGGCAAGGTCGATCAACAATACCTGCCCACTGA
- a CDS encoding carboxypeptidase regulatory-like domain-containing protein encodes MFRLKVSILVLAFSLALPAGSFAGDFDSTPHLKRAQEMSLLGKWPEAVEAFQKALEEQPDNNWIQANLGVALSRAERNMEALLAFEKALQMGYDNAEFRYLRGLTFAKVNLLADAAKEIELALEMDSQLKFADYDLGLIYEHMGAHDKALAQVTKLYRRNNTLARKLYFQLTPEYKIAAVDDGGSLKGKVRMRGSIPKPRVFHLINIPNIKYCSRISDGQGHRILHDFVVNDTGALSDTVIAILNVEKGKPFPRKMTNVTISRCQADQYVIGFKNGEDLLLENTDPIKHEMALYEVNGVYKYQVSNKNTMPHSSQVRSLFMKPGSPELILKCNLHPFIQTRGLMVANPYYAVTDAEGNFEIHDIPPGTYEVMAWHPFIPTQTGTITIEKGKTATLNFTFEGKEERRKLYQNDTKGYRFNTVFENEEGFYGGKREMDPVEVLQQFNNTDRYIDVGDSPTEE; translated from the coding sequence ATGTTCCGTTTGAAAGTTTCCATTCTTGTTTTGGCGTTCAGCCTGGCTCTGCCCGCAGGCAGTTTTGCCGGTGACTTCGATTCCACCCCTCACCTGAAAAGGGCTCAGGAAATGAGTCTGCTTGGAAAATGGCCGGAGGCGGTGGAGGCATTCCAAAAAGCACTGGAGGAGCAACCGGACAACAACTGGATTCAGGCCAATCTGGGTGTGGCTTTAAGCCGCGCGGAACGCAACATGGAAGCCCTGCTGGCTTTTGAAAAAGCCCTGCAAATGGGATACGACAATGCGGAATTCCGTTACCTTCGTGGATTGACGTTTGCCAAGGTCAATCTGCTGGCCGATGCCGCGAAAGAAATCGAACTGGCGCTCGAGATGGATTCCCAACTCAAGTTTGCAGATTACGACCTTGGCCTCATCTACGAACACATGGGCGCCCATGACAAGGCGCTGGCCCAGGTCACCAAACTCTACCGCCGTAACAACACGCTGGCACGAAAACTTTACTTCCAGTTGACGCCGGAATACAAAATCGCGGCGGTGGATGACGGGGGCTCGTTGAAGGGGAAGGTTCGCATGAGGGGCTCCATTCCCAAACCGCGGGTGTTCCACCTGATCAACATCCCCAACATAAAATACTGTTCCCGCATTTCAGACGGCCAGGGTCACCGCATCCTTCACGATTTCGTGGTGAACGACACAGGGGCGTTGAGTGATACGGTCATCGCGATCCTCAATGTGGAAAAGGGAAAACCGTTTCCCCGCAAGATGACCAACGTCACCATCAGTCGTTGCCAGGCGGACCAATATGTAATCGGATTCAAAAACGGGGAGGACCTTCTGCTTGAAAACACTGACCCCATCAAGCATGAGATGGCGCTCTATGAGGTCAATGGTGTGTACAAGTACCAGGTGTCGAACAAAAACACCATGCCCCACTCCTCGCAGGTGCGCTCGCTGTTCATGAAACCGGGGTCACCGGAGTTGATCTTGAAATGCAACCTGCACCCCTTCATTCAGACGCGGGGCCTTATGGTTGCCAATCCCTACTATGCGGTGACGGATGCAGAAGGCAACTTTGAAATCCACGATATCCCTCCCGGAACCTACGAAGTGATGGCGTGGCATCCATTCATCCCGACCCAGACCGGAACCATCACAATTGAAAAGGGGAAAACCGCAACACTGAATTTCACGTTCGAGGGAAAGGAAGAACGCCGCAAGCTCTACCAGAACGATACCAAGGGTTACCGCTTCAACACCGTATTTGAGAATGAGGAGGGATTTTACGGGGGCAAACGGGAAATGGACCCGGTCGAGGTTCTTCAGCAATTCAACAACACCGACCGCTACATCGACGTGGGGGACTCTCCTACTGAAGAGTGA
- a CDS encoding putative ABC transporter permease subunit, with translation METIQPWWVNMRSLSAVRLKFMKNHFGRPNRDKVTRWLLIGTLGTLFLIADYIFFYRMVAYLDGLPLRVGEELIVQLLNVVFLTLFAMLLFSTIIAALAIYYVSSDLEFLHSLPMVPDAIIHVRFVQTLINASWVVLVFSLPMFIAYGFYFKVTASYYIYLLASFLPFVVLPCALGVLGIMVLMRFFPTDKAHQILSFLGLFFVAGLVAFLRFLSPEKFFDKKVSDEVIIDFVESLRVPEFPYLPSSWITRGLTAWTEANFEISFGRLGFLYAAAGVGLILFAWISRQIYFPGWRSYQEVKNTPRTKNKNNGRRKPLLSYLPIEPMKQALISKDLKVFARDPAHWSQIFILLVLVFVYIFNIMNLPLDNLVLKNVVSVLNIGLIGFVLSALIARFVFSSISIEGKKMWTLYTAPVDMRSFLVAKFWMYWPPLLLVAEILTVASNYILQVDAYVMKVSVVGVLLITTGLVGMGVGMGAMYPRFDHENMSEISTGTGGILFMISSLAYVMLVLVLSARPMYVHFNEKFLFKFVGGIEVPVFYGTIVALTVLVTWIPMKRGIRALRTMDI, from the coding sequence ATGGAAACGATTCAACCGTGGTGGGTGAACATGCGAAGTTTGTCGGCGGTGCGGTTGAAGTTCATGAAAAATCATTTTGGCCGGCCCAACAGGGACAAGGTTACACGCTGGCTGCTGATCGGTACCCTGGGCACGCTGTTTCTCATTGCCGACTACATTTTCTTCTACCGTATGGTGGCTTACCTCGATGGACTGCCCTTGCGCGTCGGGGAGGAACTGATCGTTCAGTTACTGAACGTGGTTTTCCTCACCTTGTTCGCCATGCTGTTGTTCTCGACCATCATCGCTGCGTTGGCTATTTATTACGTTTCTTCCGATCTGGAGTTCCTGCATTCCCTTCCCATGGTGCCGGATGCGATCATACACGTGCGATTCGTGCAAACCCTTATCAACGCATCGTGGGTGGTGCTGGTGTTTTCACTCCCCATGTTCATCGCCTACGGATTTTACTTCAAGGTCACCGCGTCCTATTACATTTATTTGCTGGCATCGTTCCTGCCGTTTGTGGTGTTGCCCTGCGCGCTGGGTGTGCTGGGCATCATGGTGTTGATGCGGTTCTTCCCCACCGACAAGGCGCATCAGATCCTGTCTTTTCTTGGCCTGTTTTTCGTCGCCGGACTGGTGGCGTTTCTCCGGTTTTTGTCCCCGGAGAAATTTTTCGACAAGAAAGTGTCGGATGAAGTGATCATTGATTTTGTTGAGAGCCTGCGCGTACCGGAGTTTCCGTATCTGCCTTCCAGCTGGATCACGCGGGGACTGACGGCATGGACCGAAGCCAATTTTGAAATCAGTTTTGGGCGTTTGGGTTTTCTGTATGCCGCCGCGGGGGTGGGGCTGATCCTGTTCGCGTGGATCAGCCGCCAGATTTATTTTCCCGGATGGCGTAGTTACCAGGAGGTGAAAAACACCCCACGCACCAAAAACAAAAACAACGGCCGCCGGAAGCCGCTTCTTTCATATTTGCCCATCGAACCGATGAAGCAGGCGCTGATTTCGAAGGATCTCAAAGTGTTCGCCCGCGATCCGGCACACTGGTCACAAATATTCATTTTGCTGGTTCTGGTGTTCGTGTACATCTTCAATATCATGAACCTTCCGCTCGATAACCTGGTTCTCAAGAACGTGGTGTCGGTGCTCAATATCGGGTTGATCGGATTCGTGCTTTCCGCCCTGATCGCACGTTTTGTTTTTTCGTCGATCAGTATCGAAGGAAAGAAAATGTGGACGCTCTACACCGCGCCGGTGGACATGCGCAGTTTCCTGGTAGCCAAGTTCTGGATGTACTGGCCTCCGCTGCTGCTGGTGGCGGAAATATTGACCGTGGCTTCCAATTATATTTTGCAGGTGGATGCCTACGTGATGAAGGTGTCTGTTGTTGGCGTTCTTTTAATCACCACCGGGCTGGTTGGAATGGGCGTCGGCATGGGGGCGATGTATCCCCGGTTCGATCACGAAAACATGTCGGAGATCTCCACGGGCACCGGCGGGATCCTGTTCATGATTTCCAGCCTGGCCTACGTCATGCTGGTTCTGGTTTTGAGCGCCCGTCCGATGTACGTTCACTTCAACGAAAAGTTTTTGTTCAAGTTTGTGGGCGGCATCGAGGTCCCGGTATTTTACGGTACGATCGTGGCGCTCACGGTACTGGTCACGTGGATTCCTATGAAACGGGGCATCCGCGCCCTGCGCACCATGGATATTTAA
- a CDS encoding SPOR domain-containing protein codes for MNLKTRFILILFFIAIGAGTGYAWRSDIFAPSLESENPSEAVKKVRAIKPDNLKNKLQDVVPAPEVKNDFTFFDTLTDVSQNRFIDLDGNIIQMEGYEQESPVDESEAEAGEPVVGPEEPVIALPESEPVQVVQKKTETSLEKKIRELEALVDDSGKTMPSQTGSGESSIEKPVANESTVSSSGDARFQVQVSSFREVERARVLKEKLQKKGYPAFYTPVDLPGKGVWYRVFLGEFERRGAAEEAARLARMRDSLQTMILTLQ; via the coding sequence ATGAACCTGAAAACCCGCTTCATCCTGATCCTGTTTTTTATCGCCATCGGTGCCGGTACCGGTTATGCCTGGCGCAGTGATATTTTTGCTCCCTCCCTGGAAAGCGAGAATCCTTCTGAAGCAGTGAAGAAGGTACGGGCCATCAAACCCGATAACCTTAAAAATAAATTGCAGGATGTGGTTCCTGCTCCCGAGGTCAAAAACGACTTCACGTTTTTCGACACGCTCACGGACGTCAGCCAGAACCGGTTTATCGACCTGGATGGAAACATTATCCAGATGGAAGGCTACGAACAGGAATCGCCGGTCGATGAGTCTGAAGCGGAAGCCGGCGAACCGGTTGTGGGGCCGGAGGAGCCGGTAATAGCCTTACCCGAATCGGAGCCGGTGCAGGTGGTGCAGAAAAAAACGGAGACAAGTCTGGAAAAGAAAATCAGGGAACTCGAAGCGCTGGTCGATGATTCGGGAAAAACCATGCCAAGCCAAACCGGGTCTGGCGAATCTTCCATTGAGAAGCCGGTTGCGAATGAATCCACTGTCAGCTCATCCGGTGATGCCCGTTTCCAGGTTCAGGTCAGTTCATTCCGGGAAGTGGAGCGTGCCCGGGTGTTGAAAGAGAAGCTGCAGAAAAAAGGCTACCCTGCGTTTTACACACCGGTGGATTTGCCTGGCAAAGGGGTCTGGTACCGGGTGTTTTTAGGTGAGTTTGAAAGGCGCGGTGCGGCAGAGGAGGCGGCGCGTCTGGCCCGCATGCGGGATTCTCTCCAAACCATGATCCTCACTCTTCAGTAG